A window of the Planococcus citri chromosome 4, ihPlaCitr1.1, whole genome shotgun sequence genome harbors these coding sequences:
- the LOC135843701 gene encoding putative uncharacterized protein DDB_G0271606 — protein sequence MASSSKNVDDFANQIADLETALSNLKIRLTKVLSSTESTSSSEINIDATKQSETAKNLHLQLRKQSYLIRQMESLETQNDICATKAEILYNHLSQLYDMFISNQIQIEANVDDGDSLQNQQKISKEIQQIVIDLQTKLKKIIKPTVTESTGTEYKRSRLATQLTRSASLTSTLPQYQPPPLAQQHQLAQQQRLAQQQQQFAAQQQQQAQQQQQAQQQQQVQQQQMRWQQLQAQQLSAQQRLLQYQIGISNYSPSVSGQQQQQQNPNSTPSSLN from the exons atggCATCCAGTAGCAAAAACGTTGATGATTTCGCAAATCAAATCGCCGATTTGGAAACCGCATTATCAAATCTTAAAATAAGATTAACGAAAGTTCTATCGTCGACTGAATCAACATCATCGAGCGAAATCAATATCGATGCAACAAAACAGTCCGAAACGGCGAAAAATTTACACTTACAACTCCGAAAACAAAGTTACCTCATCAGACAAATGGAATCGTTAGAAACACAGAATGATATCTGCGCAACAAAGGCCGAAATACTGTACAATCACCTTTCTCAACTTTACGACATGTTTATCTCAAATCAAATCCAGATTGAAGCTAACGTCGACGACGGCGACTCTcttcaaaatcaacaaaaaatttctaaagaaaTCCAACAAATAGTGATCGATCTTCAAACGAAGCTGAAGAAAATCATAAAACCAACGGTAACCGAATCGACCGGGACTGAATATAAACGTTCACGTCTTGCG ACCCAATTGACACGTTCTGCATCTTTAACATCTACGTTGCCGCAATACCAGCCACCACCATTAGCACAACAACATCAGTTAGCACAACAACAACGGTTagcacaacaacaacaacagtttGCAGCACAACAACAGCAGCAAGCACAACAACAGCAGCAAgcacaacaacaacagcaagtACAGCAACAACAGATGCGGTGGCAGCAACTACAAGCGCAACAGCTGTCGGCTCAACAGCGATTACTTCAGTATCAAATCGGCATCTCGAATTATTCACCGAGCGTCTCAGGccagcaacagcaacaacagaATCCAAATTCAACACCATCTTCTTTGAATTAG
- the LOC135844135 gene encoding uncharacterized protein LOC135844135: MAFISKNVDDFANQIADLETALSNRQLNALEAKIFYDHLTSVYENVKSYETQLKTSNENQSEVPSACFITIRDIYLNTINLKIKLTKVLSSTESTSASGIINIEETNATKQSETAKNLDLQLRKQSYLIRQMQSLETQNDICATKAEILYKHLSQLYDMFISNQIQIEANIDDDGDSLQNQQKISTKIQQIVIDCQTKLKKIIKPTESTGYKRSASIFADPTNSLLAQLANPASSLSSSLFGDFLSPSPSVLTPPIIPPVAPGQQQQQQSMRWDQQLQQQLLDQQRFIPNKVGTSKYSLAGLGQQQQNPNST, from the exons atGGCATTTATTAGCAAAAACGTTGACGATTTTGCAAATCAAATCGCCGATTTGGAAACCGCATTATCAAATCGACAGCTTAACGCGCTcgaagcaaaaatattttacgatcATTTGACATCAGTTTACGAGAACGTGAAATCATATGAAACCCAATTGAAAACCAGCAACGAGAATCAGTCCGAAGTGCCATCCGCCTGCTTCATTACAATACGAGACATCTACTTGAATACGATCAATCTTAAAATAAAGTTAACGAAAGTTTTATCGTCGACTGAATCAACATCAGCAAGCGGAATCATCAATATCGAAGAAACCAATGCAACAAAACAGTCTGAAACGGCGAAAAATTTAGACTTACAGCTCCGAAAACAAAGTTACCTAATCAGGCAAATGCAATCGCTAGAAACACAGAATGATATCTGCGCAACAAAGGCAGAAATATTATACAAGCACCTTTCTCAACTTTACGACATGTTTATCTCAAATCAAATCCAGATTGAAGCCAACATTGACGACGATGGCGATTCTcttcaaaatcaacaaaaaatttctacaaaaatccaACAAATAGTGATCGACTGTCAAACAAAGCTGAAGAAAATCATAAAACCAACGGAATCGACCGGATATAAACGTTCAGCAAGCATCTTTGCCGATCCAACGAACAGCTTACTG GCTCAATTGGCAAATCCTGCATCAAGTTTATCATCATCGTTATTTGGGGATTTCCTGTCACCATCGCCATCAGTACTAACACCACCAATAATTCCACCAGTAGCACCAGgacaacagcaacagcaacaatcGATGCGGTGGGATCAACAACTACAACAACAGCTGTTAGATCAACAGCGATTTATTCCGAATAAAGTCGGCACCTCGAAATATTCACTGGCTGGCTTAGGTCAGCAACAGCAAAATCCAAACTCAACATGA